ACTCAGATTAAGAGTGCAAATTTATCGCCAACACGATCGACACCAGCTTAGGTAGAGGGGATCTAGACAAGTTGGGTATTTTGACGGATGTGCCAAACAGTGTATCTCAACTTTTCATCCCATTACTTTATAGCAATGCGGGCTCATATTAGAGAGTTGGCAACATTGATTTAACCAAAGATAATTCGTTACCAATTTCCTGGGGATTTGTTTGTTACCATTACCTATTCAAGGTTTGGCGCTCTTCCCCTTACTCTGGATGGGTATTTCGGCGTGGGATAGAGCCGCCAATTGAGCTTGAGCTTTGTCAAGAGATTCGTACCATTCTTTCTCCGGATCGCTGTCAGCAACGATCCCAGCGCCTACTTGACCCCAAACGATGTTTTGAGGTGAGGAGAGGGGGAAAGCGGGGGAGGAAAATAAAAGGGTGCGGATGAGGATGTTTAAGTCTAGGTGACCGCGCCGATCGAGATAGCCACAGGAGCCGTAGAATAAACTGCGACGCACCGGTTCGAGTTCTTCGATAATCTCCATACACCGGACTTTGGGACAGCCGGTAATCGTACCGCCGGGGAACATCGCCCCGATCAAGTCTACAGAATCGCAATCCGATCGCAGTGTACCGACGATGTTGCTAACCAAGTGCATGACGTGGCTGTAACGTTCTATAGTAAGCAATTCATCGACAACTACCGATCCCCACTGGCAAACTCGCCCTAAATCGTTGCGTTCCAAGTCTACCAGCATGATGTGTTCGGCGTTTTCTTTGCGGTTTGCCAGTAAATCTTCAGCTTGTCGTCTATCTTGAGTAGGATCTGAGGAGCGCGATCGCGTACCTGCGATCGGTCGAGTTTGC
The DNA window shown above is from Aerosakkonema funiforme FACHB-1375 and carries:
- a CDS encoding chorismate-binding protein is translated as PQADYEDAVRQAKKYIQAGDIFQANLSVRFEARTTASSWSIYRALQEINPSPFASYWQTPWGAVISCSPERLVKLEERQAQTRPIAGTRSRSSDPTQDRRQAEDLLANRKENAEHIMLVDLERNDLGRVCQWGSVVVDELLTIERYSHVMHLVSNIVGTLRSDCDSVDLIGAMFPGGTITGCPKVRCMEIIEELEPVRRSLFYGSCGYLDRRGHLDLNILIRTLLFSSPAFPLSSPQNIVWGQVGAGIVADSDPEKEWYESLDKAQAQLAALSHAEIPIQSKGKSAKP